The following coding sequences lie in one Pseudomonas syringae CC1557 genomic window:
- a CDS encoding response regulator, producing MSGKRILIVEDDADSASILDAYLRRDGFTVGLAENGQRGIDMHRQWKPDLILLDVMLPLVSGTDVLSAVRRCSDTPVIMVTAMGDEPEKLGALRYGADDYVVKPYNPKEVVARVHAVLRRSQQNSSNERHLRYQTLLVDLDAVTATIENNDAMHTLLDLTPTEFKILSTLLKTPSKAFTREELLEICLPDSEALARVVDAHVHNLRRKLELHGVHNVLVTVRSVGYRFR from the coding sequence GTGTCAGGAAAACGCATTCTTATCGTCGAAGACGATGCCGACAGTGCCAGCATTCTCGACGCCTACCTGCGTCGTGACGGTTTTACCGTAGGTTTGGCCGAAAACGGTCAGCGCGGCATCGACATGCATCGCCAGTGGAAACCCGACCTGATTTTGCTGGACGTGATGCTGCCTCTGGTCAGCGGAACCGACGTGCTGTCGGCGGTCAGGCGTTGCAGCGATACACCGGTGATCATGGTGACGGCCATGGGCGACGAGCCGGAAAAACTCGGCGCACTGCGCTATGGTGCGGATGATTATGTGGTCAAGCCCTATAACCCGAAGGAAGTGGTCGCCCGCGTACATGCCGTGCTGCGACGCTCCCAACAAAACAGCAGCAACGAGCGGCACTTGCGTTACCAGACATTGCTGGTGGACCTGGACGCGGTCACCGCCACCATCGAAAACAACGACGCCATGCATACGCTGCTGGACCTGACCCCGACCGAGTTCAAGATTCTTTCCACGTTGCTGAAAACGCCTTCCAAGGCCTTCACCCGGGAAGAGCTGCTCGAGATATGTCTGCCCGACAGCGAAGCGCTGGCCAGAGTGGTCGACGCACATGTGCATAATCTGCGTCGCAAACTCGAACTCCACGGCGTGCATAACGTGCTCGTGACAGTGCGCTCGGTCGGCTATCGATTCCGGTAG
- a CDS encoding sensor histidine kinase — translation MRYLFRHRQQPLWHWVGMRMSMLAVGAVIVIAFCMWLHVTVSDWMTLQAMPVEVRSEFEQLQADPEMNIARLRELFVQYYPIENLLPGIANKEWWVLAGLVMTAIPIVIFFGFLFSRPLSSQFSSIARGARQVAQGDFKTRLPTDSDGPDELQALVSDFNTMTIQLGRYELEVSESSAMIAHELRTPLNAAMGRVQGMIDEVFPRDLAQLEMVHRQLNQLNKLVSDLHLLSLASAGQLTLDKSEFPLQKLVAERLSWFADQLDEANIKVKLDIPQRLSIMADRDRIGQVVNILVDNALRYSALGGELLIVARTTARNIELTFSDRGPGFGPDNLEQVFDRFWRAERSRARYSGGSGLGLSIARAICVEHGALIEVRNRPGGGSVIRLEIPA, via the coding sequence ATGCGATACCTTTTCCGACACAGGCAGCAACCGTTGTGGCATTGGGTCGGCATGCGCATGAGCATGCTGGCGGTGGGTGCCGTCATCGTTATCGCGTTTTGCATGTGGCTGCACGTTACGGTGTCTGACTGGATGACCCTGCAGGCAATGCCAGTCGAGGTGCGCAGTGAGTTTGAGCAGCTGCAAGCCGATCCTGAAATGAACATCGCCAGGCTTCGCGAACTGTTCGTCCAGTACTACCCAATCGAAAATCTGCTGCCCGGTATTGCCAACAAGGAGTGGTGGGTTTTGGCGGGGTTGGTGATGACGGCCATTCCCATCGTCATCTTTTTCGGCTTCCTGTTCTCACGTCCACTTTCCAGTCAGTTTTCCTCGATTGCCAGAGGCGCACGCCAGGTTGCCCAAGGCGACTTCAAGACCCGCCTGCCGACGGACTCCGACGGGCCTGACGAGCTGCAGGCGCTGGTCAGCGACTTCAACACCATGACCATTCAACTGGGTCGTTACGAGCTGGAAGTCAGTGAGTCCAGCGCGATGATCGCTCATGAGTTGAGGACACCGTTGAACGCCGCCATGGGCCGCGTACAGGGCATGATCGATGAAGTCTTTCCGCGCGATCTCGCGCAACTGGAAATGGTCCATCGACAACTCAACCAGTTGAACAAACTGGTCAGCGACCTGCACCTGCTGTCACTCGCCAGCGCCGGCCAGCTGACGCTGGACAAGTCTGAATTCCCTTTGCAGAAACTCGTGGCCGAACGCCTGAGCTGGTTTGCCGACCAACTCGATGAGGCAAACATCAAGGTGAAGCTCGATATCCCGCAACGCCTGAGCATCATGGCGGATCGCGACCGTATCGGCCAGGTGGTCAACATCCTCGTGGACAACGCGTTGCGCTATTCGGCGCTGGGTGGCGAACTGCTGATTGTCGCCAGAACCACCGCACGAAATATCGAGCTGACGTTCTCGGACCGTGGCCCCGGCTTCGGCCCGGATAACCTTGAACAGGTGTTCGACCGCTTCTGGCGCGCCGAACGATCGCGGGCGCGCTATTCCGGCGGCAGCGGTCTTGGCCTGTCCATCGCCCGTGCCATCTGTGTCGAACATGGCGCCCTGATCGAGGTGCGCAACAGGCCTGGCGGTGGATCGGTCATCAGGCTGGAAATTCCGGCCTGA